Within the Desulfovibrio sp. genome, the region CCGGGCTGACCGTAATGGGGACATTCAGAATGTTAAAGTCCTGGATGAGGGGGGCTCCCCTGCGCACCATATTTTCCACCGCTTTCAGAATGGCTGGCTGCGGACGGGGGGCAAGGGTTGCGGGTTCAAAACCCGGGCCAGCCCCGGCGCTGCCTTCCGCACCAGGTGCGTCACTGGCGGATTCCAGTGGATCGGGTTCAAAAAAGTCCCGTATGGCGCAGGTGTAGCTGGCATGACGGATTTCAGGATTTTCGCAGGCAGCCAGCAGGCCCAGAGCTACAGGCACGGCAATCTGCCGTACAAGACGGACGCGGGTGTTGCGGTCTTCCTGCGACATGCCGATGGAGTCCCGCCCGAAGAGTTGCCCCAGCAGGGCGCGGGGCTCGGCCAGCCCCTGCTGCACAAGGGCCTGCCCGATGGCGGGGATTACATGGTTGGCCACCACTTCGCGCAGAACTTCGTCCCCTGCGATGTTAAAGCCGTCCCTGAACTCCGTATGCGGCACGATGCGCGCCGTGTCCCCTTCGCCGCTTGCCAGTTCATAGGTAGTTATGGACAGATCCGTGGTGCCGCCACCAATGTCAATGGAGGCCATGCGCACGCAGGGATGCCCCTGGCACGAGGCGCGGGGTCTGCCCAAAAGGCGGAAAAGGTGGTGGGCGTCACCGTGCTGTTTGACGGCCAGTTCATTATAGAGCAGCACAAGCTGTGAGCAGCTGGCTTCATCCCAGTCACAGCGCACTTGCGGGCTCTGGCGGTAGTCGCCGCTCTGGCCGCGCGCCAGCGCCTTGGGCGTGTACCATTGGCCCCAGCCCAAAGCTGTCCAGACGACGCGCACGGCCCATACAACCCAACGGCGGAATATCCGTTTTTCAGCCACAGGCATGGCCGTGGGCACAGTAAAAATAAGTCTGCGCAAACGGCGGGGCAGATTGGGCAGTTCACGGCGTGCGCGGGTTGCGGGGGAGTTTATGGTCACAAGGGCCTGAGTGAGGATTTCACCAAGCATGAAGAGCATGAGCGACGAGCGCGTGAACAGGGATTCAAAAATAGGTTCTGCCTGCTGTTTTTGCAGGGCAGGACTTTTTTTGAACAGTGGATCGTCAAAGCAGGCCAGCGGCGTGCCCAGAGGATTGAGCTGCCGTGGAAAAAGCCCGCGACTGACCATGGGTTCAGCCTTGCCGCCTGTATTGTAGCGCCAGCTTTGCTGCCAGGGGCGTTCGTCCCACAAATAGCGCTTGGGGCTGGACATGCCCGTGGTGCCCTCGGCGCAGACGGCCTGGGTCGCCAGACGCGCGGCCTCGGGCCCGATACGCACGGCGGACGGCCAGGCAAAGGCCGGGGTCTGCCTGCCTGAGCGCCGTGAAAGGGCATCGTTGCCAAAGGCAGCATCCACAAATTCTACCCGTGTTTCAAAGGGATCGGAATAAATGTTTTCTGGATTGCTCAGGTCGCGCAACTCCAGAAGATAGCTGTCGTTGAGGTTGGTCACACGCTGCGGCAGGGTTTCCACCAGTATGCCCGTGGTGCGCGAATTGCCGATGTCGAGCACAAGGTCCACATCCACTGGCGTATCGCGGTCGGGGTTGATGACCTGCGCCGCCAGATCGTTGAGGGCCATGCGGACCACATCCAGCCAGGTGAGATAGTTGGCAAGATGTTCGAGCACATAGGGGGTGTCGTCCTTCCAGGAGCCTCGCCCCCGGTGCTGCGACTGCCGCCAGAGGTCGAAAATGCCACAGAGCCATTCGTCAACCCAGGCTTCATTGAGAAACCATGAATTGTCACGAACAAGGTGGGCCAGCATAAAATGCCCGTGGGCGGCCACATCCTGAGGCGACAGGGCGTGATAGCGATCCCCTTCGGTCGGGCGTTGCTCCACATTGGTGTCAAAGGCCAGAACGATGCGCAGTTGATCCGGG harbors:
- a CDS encoding virulence factor SrfB; protein product: MNGIPSYLSPVSIIPGGCPQFLDFSLREESIRRLRRYFREEKKNQGDPDGRYTHYLRCLAETENGFIDQLTGQPCDEDYSVEARRAVTAWDGHWLPIPFLRSLDQAWPDGGKRFECGPSNWARARVMQSERHPDQLRIVLAFDTNVEQRPTEGDRYHALSPQDVAAHGHFMLAHLVRDNSWFLNEAWVDEWLCGIFDLWRQSQHRGRGSWKDDTPYVLEHLANYLTWLDVVRMALNDLAAQVINPDRDTPVDVDLVLDIGNSRTTGILVETLPQRVTNLNDSYLLELRDLSNPENIYSDPFETRVEFVDAAFGNDALSRRSGRQTPAFAWPSAVRIGPEAARLATQAVCAEGTTGMSSPKRYLWDERPWQQSWRYNTGGKAEPMVSRGLFPRQLNPLGTPLACFDDPLFKKSPALQKQQAEPIFESLFTRSSLMLFMLGEILTQALVTINSPATRARRELPNLPRRLRRLIFTVPTAMPVAEKRIFRRWVVWAVRVVWTALGWGQWYTPKALARGQSGDYRQSPQVRCDWDEASCSQLVLLYNELAVKQHGDAHHLFRLLGRPRASCQGHPCVRMASIDIGGGTTDLSITTYELASGEGDTARIVPHTEFRDGFNIAGDEVLREVVANHVIPAIGQALVQQGLAEPRALLGQLFGRDSIGMSQEDRNTRVRLVRQIAVPVALGLLAACENPEIRHASYTCAIRDFFEPDPLESASDAPGAEGSAGAGPGFEPATLAPRPQPAILKAVENMVRRGAPLIQDFNILNVPITVSPAAVDVTIRSTLGPTLSALCEVVHMYDCDVLLLTGRPSAWNGVVASVLAKLPVPPDRIIPMRSYHAGSWYPFADAQGRITDPKTTVVVGAILCALADGHLEGFSFDTGALHLTSTARYIGEMDINSQLKKPKVWFTVDVDSNEGTEQIRKVAFSGPLSIGYRQLDAERWPTTRYHLLAFANEDARARASGRLPYEVEVRLTVDDVWDDAPRTDDEKDRSEGEFSIISIVDNQGRGVDRRDLEIRLQTLKLDEGYWLDTGIVTDAG